Genomic DNA from Thermogemmatispora onikobensis:
TACGACCCTGACGACCGAGCAGGAGAAGCCGCCGCTGAGCAGTCTGCCGATTCCTCAGAAGATCTACGATACGCCCATCGAGGAGCTTGATCTCTCGGTGCGTGCTTATAACTGCCTGAAGCGTAGCAATATTACGAAGGTCGGCCAGATCCTCTCGATGAATGAGGAAGATCTGCTGGGCGTGCGTAATTTCGGCGAGAAGAGCCTACAGGAGCTGCGTGATCGCTTGATCGCGCGCAACTTTCTCCCGACGAATCTGCGCGCCAGCACGGTCGGGGCCGAGATGAACGGCGATCACGAAAGGGAGGGTTAGTTAAGTTGAGGCATCGTGTTGCCGGTAATAGGCTGGGAATGCCGGAGCACCGCCGTCGCGCTGTCCGCCGTAGCCTGATGGCGGGTTTGCTCCGCTACGATCGGGTCAATACTACCCTGGCCCGCGCCCGCGCGATTCGCGGCGAGGTTGAGCGGCTGATCGCGACCGCCGTCGAGGGCCGCGCCGCGGCTCAGCGCCATCTGGCGCAGGTGGTTCCCGATGAGGAGAAGGCGGCCAAGCTGCTGGCTTTCGCGCGCCGGGGCCGCTTCTCGCTCCATGATGAGGTGGCAACGAACGAGGAGCGCGCGGCTATGGGGATGCCCCCACTGACGGAGCAGGGCCGGAAGTTCTTGGAGAATAAGCTGAAGGAGCGCCGGGCGGAGCTCTTGCGCATTATTCCCAAGGAAGAGGAGGCGGAGCGAGCTTTGCGCGCCGCTTATGAGGCGCTGGTGATTGAGCTACGCGCCCGCCGTTATGTGCTGAGCCACCTGCCCGATGAGCTGGTGGTGCGCCGCCTTTTCGATGAGCTGGTGCCCCGCTATATGGGCCGCCCCGGTGGCTATACGCGCATTACAAAGCTGGGGCAGCGTAAGGGCGATGCTGCCGAGGTCGCTCAGATCGCTCTGGTCTGAGGTGGGCCCACGGGAGGGCGAGGACCCACAGTGGCACCGCGCTTGCGCTGGTTTTCCCCCTCCCTCGATCGGTGGCTCTGGCGCTGTCTCGACTGCTCAGCGAGGTGAAAGACCTGTGCCGCCCGGACGAGCCTGCCGCTGAGTGCATGGATAATGAATCAGGAGCGCCAGGGTTGGCTACTGCCCGCGGCAAAGCGCGGCGCACTGGCTAGTCTCTCGGTGGCCTGGCTGGAGGCTCGTCCGGCATAGCTGCTATGGCGCCCTGGATGGGTGGGTGCATGAAGGCGGAGCGGTGGGCGCTGGCCAGTCCCGGCCAGCGCGTTGTTGGGATTGGAAGACTGGGCGATGGGTCCTCCTGGTGATGGCTACTCGCTGGCTCGCTTGTAGCTTGCTTCGTCCTGGCTGCCTGGAGGGGGAGCCGGTGCGTAGCGCGTAGGTGATGAGATGATAGACGGTTAGACGAGATCGTATGAATATCGCCTGTGGCATTGAGTACGATGGCACGGACTATCACGGCTTCCAGCGTCAGCCAGTGACTCATGGCCCTACGATTCAGGGAGTGCTGGAGACGGCGATCGCGCGTATTGCTGGTGAGCGAGTCGTGGTGCACGGAGCCGGGCGCACCGATGCGGGCGTTCACGCCTCGGGCCAGGTAATTAACTTCCGCTCGACGGCGCGACTCACTCCCGAGGTCTGGATGCGGGCCTTGAATGCTACCTTGCCACCGACGGTGGTCGTGCGCTGGGCGCGTGAGGTGCCGGAGCGCTTCCATGCTCGCTTCAGCGCCCTCAGTCGCTCTTATCGTTATACGATTTGGAATGATGCGATTCCGACGGCGCTCCTGGCTCGCTTCACGTACCATCGCTCTCAGCCGCTGGCGGTCGATCTCATGGCTGAGGCCTGCAAGTCTCTGCTGGGGACGAAGGATTTCGGGGCCTTTGGGCAGAGTCCCGAGGATGCTTCCCATCCTGATGAGGCTGGCCCGCACCATTGTGTCCGTACCATGCTGGCGGCCTCCTGCCTTCGCTCTGGCGCCTGCATCTTTTGTGACTTTACGGCCAATGCCTTTCTGACTGGCATGGTGCGCCGTATGGTGGGAACACTCCTGCTGGTCGGTCAGGGACGGCTCAGTGTGGAGGAATTCGCTGCGATTGTCCAGCGCGCCGATCGTTCCCATCCGGGGGCGGCGGTCCCGGCGCGTGGGCTGTGCCTGGTAGGGGTCTCCTATCCCCCAGAGCTGGGCCTGCCGGAGCCGCCGGCGACCACGGAGACGCTGGTTTCTGCTGTTTGGCCCGCACTGGTTGGCGTGGGGGCCGCGCCCGCGCCTGATGGTGATGAAGACCCAGCAGCCTGATCCAGGCTCGGCTCATCTGTTCCTTGC
This window encodes:
- the truA gene encoding tRNA pseudouridine(38-40) synthase TruA; this encodes MNIACGIEYDGTDYHGFQRQPVTHGPTIQGVLETAIARIAGERVVVHGAGRTDAGVHASGQVINFRSTARLTPEVWMRALNATLPPTVVVRWAREVPERFHARFSALSRSYRYTIWNDAIPTALLARFTYHRSQPLAVDLMAEACKSLLGTKDFGAFGQSPEDASHPDEAGPHHCVRTMLAASCLRSGACIFCDFTANAFLTGMVRRMVGTLLLVGQGRLSVEEFAAIVQRADRSHPGAAVPARGLCLVGVSYPPELGLPEPPATTETLVSAVWPALVGVGAAPAPDGDEDPAA
- a CDS encoding bL17 family ribosomal protein, with the translated sequence MRHRVAGNRLGMPEHRRRAVRRSLMAGLLRYDRVNTTLARARAIRGEVERLIATAVEGRAAAQRHLAQVVPDEEKAAKLLAFARRGRFSLHDEVATNEERAAMGMPPLTEQGRKFLENKLKERRAELLRIIPKEEEAERALRAAYEALVIELRARRYVLSHLPDELVVRRLFDELVPRYMGRPGGYTRITKLGQRKGDAAEVAQIALV